From the Phyllobacterium sp. T1293 genome, the window AGCCTGGCGTCGTCTGTTTGAGCAAGGTAGATCATCTTGGTGTAATTGCCGAAATACATGTCGCGCAACTCAGGGTGGCGGTCGAGGCCAAGCGGTTTGACCATGAAGGCTTCGAAATGCCGGGCGAGAAAGTCGGTCATGAAGAATGACGTCATGTCATCCTCCCATTTGGACGCAAAGGCATCATTGCCAACATAGAACGAGAAGCAATGCGGGCCCTCAATACGCTGCACACCATGCTTTTCGCAGACGCGATCGAGCATACCGCCAGTGCCGCAATCGGCATAACCGACGAAGATTCGCTTGATGCCCTGAGCCTTTGCTTTGACGATTGCCCGATCCACTGATGGGGCGATCTTTTCGGGATGATGATGATAGACGGCGGGCAGACATTTCAGCTCGATGTGATCGAGGCCGAATTGCTCGCGTATAGCCAGTATTTCGCGGGCAATCATGCCGCAGGCGATCACCCTGACGATCTCTGGCGAATTATTCGAATTCTGGCTAACATTCATGGAACTGATTTCGCTCCATCGCGTTATGCGAACGTTGATTAAATTCTATCAGAACGGGAGACCCTGTCCATGAAACTATCACGCGTTGTACCGATCGCCGCTGTTCTTG encodes:
- a CDS encoding DUF1638 domain-containing protein, producing the protein MNVSQNSNNSPEIVRVIACGMIAREILAIREQFGLDHIELKCLPAVYHHHPEKIAPSVDRAIVKAKAQGIKRIFVGYADCGTGGMLDRVCEKHGVQRIEGPHCFSFYVGNDAFASKWEDDMTSFFMTDFLARHFEAFMVKPLGLDRHPELRDMYFGNYTKMIYLAQTDDARLNANAEKAAEFLGLAYERRFTAYGDLIPALQSAAANSAV